From the genome of Rana temporaria chromosome 8, aRanTem1.1, whole genome shotgun sequence:
GCCAACAAGGCCCCGAGGCTAAACGATCATCATGGACCTCAAGTTAGGAGGGCCTTGAGGCAGAGCCTCTCGCAACATGGCGTCTGTcacttaagtatccttccccagcatgcccagtgggGAGACCacacccactgggctgttcccgggAAAAGACACCCAATGCACCATAGCCTGCCTGAATTCCAACATTGGCAGGtggtggtatcgccacctacaggcaacagtgggaaaatccctccaagcacagccacagccagaacagaagcTGATTTTGTATCAATCATcaaaggaagtaaaaaaaaatcccttgtactgatcaacatggggataaggtGCTTTACCGGAGGGTCCTCCCCTTTGTCAAGGCACTTACTCATGtcaagagcatgtggcctggtatgattcaaaaggggggtgggggtgcacgtttgtcctcctccattcctaagTATTTGTTCCCCCTGGAAGTCCATTTTTGAGGGTCAGGTAGGGAGTTCAGTTCCGGAAGCGTAGGATTAAACCAGAGTGGACTATTGGGGGAGGCGAACCATGAGTCAGAGGCACGCTTAACTGTCACAGTTTTAAACAGAGAGAGGTATGTAAGATAGCCATTCCAGGTCCTGTTGGTGTGCACCTTCTATAAATTATATTATGTAATGTTTCAAACTAGAAAACTATGGCACCTTGGGTAGTTGTGCAGGCATTGTTTGAGTCAGGGTGCAGCCAGTCATGGATATTAACCAGTCGAGATGCCTGGTAATAGAGGTAAAAGTCAGGGAAAGCTAACGTCGCCAAGTGAGACGAAGTGTCTCCAGTGCCACTCTAGGGGGTCTGCTGTTCCAAAGGAACGCAATACAAATGGAATCGATGCTCTTAAAAATAGTTTTAGGGATTTTACAGGGGGAGTTAGACCAACAAGATCACtgatctgctgacaggagaggtgaaatgtgccgggaattctgggacattatccagtaacagacaagggatgtgtctggatggtgactgtatcattgtgtgtgtcaggttcctataaggtgtcaggatgtcactgtctatttctccatggaggagtgggagtatttagaaggacacaaggatctctacaaggacgtcatgatggagaatcagccgcccctcacatcaccgggtaagaggagacttcattgtaaaggagagagcagtacggagggtccacctagatcccccatcatctgataaacacatagaaacaatgtattcagtcagtgtgtgtgtttcctacagatggattcagtaatgggaacccaccagagagatgtccccatcctcttTATTCCccggattccacacaggaagatcccaccatccctcaccatcatcaggtaggtgggagtGAGGAACTAAAATTTCAAAATAGTTCTAAACCACATTCTTCAAAGTAACTTCTTgttccttttttataaatgttttctgtcatctttggggtttagggtgaagaattGAAAGATATCAAAGCTGAGattaaaaaggaagaagaagagccgctggtgagtggagatcagcagtctatggagggggGAAGTCTtcagtattcccgggattccacaccggAAGATCAaagcatccctcaccatcatcaggtagaaaaAAATGAGCTATAGAACTCAAAAGTTATTTTAAACTATAGATAACTTTCTTATAAATATTTTTGTAAACCAGAACTATTGCAATAATgctgttaaagaagagataaaggaggaggatgaggaggtgaATGTTATGGGGGAGTTTTCAAAAGGACACAAGGACCTTTTCAAGGATGTTGTGATGGAGCCATTCAGTGAcacaaacccaccagagagatgtccccgtcctctgtattcacaggaagatcacaccatcccccaccatcatcaggtaggtgggacggAGCAactaaaatgaaaacatttttatactATGAGACCACATTCTTCAAAGTAACTTATTGTtcctttttataaatgtattctgtcatctttggggtttagggtgaagaattGAAAGATATCAAAGTTGAGattaaaaaggaagaagaagaagaagagacgttggtgagtggagatcagcagtctatggagggggGAAGTCTtcagtattcccgggattccacaccggAAGATCAaagcatccctcaccatcatcaggtagaaagAACTGAGCTATAGAACTCAAAAGTTATTCTAAACTATAGATAACTTtcttatagatattttttttatattgaacttcatttttttcgtttttggggTTCAGGATAAATTAGGAAAAGACATCAAACttgaggttaaagaggaagaagaagagacgttggtgagtggagatcagcagtctatggaggagatgACCATGAAAAGTGAACAGGAGGAATCTTCTCTTTATATCAGCAGAAGTAAGTAATAATCACTGAATGCAGAAATGTTcacattttcctttttcttctatgAGTATAAAAGATGAATTTAAATTATTGCAATGtgaagatactgtacaccatatgaaaggcccatctccattcctcaatataacgtcatgttcccaacaaaagaggaggagatactgtacaccatatgaaaggtccatcttcattcctcaatataacgtcatgttcccaacaaatgaggaggagatactgtacaccatatgaaaggtccatctccattcctcaatataacgtcatgctCCCAACAAAAGAGGAGGAGgtactgtacatcatatgaaaggtccatctccattcctcaatataacgtcatgttcccaacaaatgaggaggagatactgtacaccaggggtgcccaaccttttgaagagcgagggccacttaagcgacttagtaaccggtcgcgggccacaatgagtggagcaggtggatggcagcccactctactttttttttttttttgctgatcggattggaggtaggcgtttgtaaacggacacaagtccatttacatctgctactcAGAGGTGAATAGAGGttccaattgggtcagactgactgtgtgaaaggggcctatggctcagtgcagataacctgcaggtaaactgctctgcacctgcggatcagtttgaaagcagcccagtaaccactgcagaacagagatGCCATgtgatacactgtgattttagtaataaacttacctttaataacagtactgtattctattccatcccaaagcaggaggtcgcgggccacatctgagggctccgcgggccactggttgggcacccctgctgtacaccatatgaaaggtccatctccattcctcaatataacgtcatgttcccaacaaatgaggaggagatactgtacaccatatgaaaggtccatctccgtttctcaatataatgtcatgttcccaacaaatgaggaggagatgctgtacactatattgtcagaaATTGGTAAGACCAGACTGTGTGGACTGCACAGAGAGAACCAAAAACGCATGTAAGTGAATATAAACGTTTATTAAGATAATTTATTAAGATAAGTGATAACAATATATAAACACCTCCAATACAAACAGTGACCCACAAACAACAAATAACTATATACAAATGGAAGTACCACAATCTTAAATGTAGACAGGCCAGGGTCATCAACGGGAGATCAGTAGATGGGGACAGGGAAcaaacaggacagggagaggatggatcggGCTACAGGGTAAAGATAAAGGTAACAGCAACACAGGAGGGACAGGATCAGGATTGGATGCAGGATCAGAATCAGGTAACAGGCAAGCAAGGTCAGGGCCCAAGAAGAGATACCAAGGCAACTTGTGTGTGTGAGTTGCCGGGTATTTACACATATCTTttgcaatcaggctcaggtgacgccTGACCGCAGGAGATAATGTCGGCTCCACACTGCCAGAAAGCACCAGCTGGTGGCCACTGATATTACGACCCACTGATCCAACTGTGCCACCATCAGGTGAAACCCTTTACTGCAGGTCCTGGCTGTTAGAAGACACCTGCTGGCTGACACCGGTATTTCGATCCATAGAACTGACAGCGCCACCAACAGGTGAACcctatactgtacaccatatgaaaggtccatatccattcctcaatataacgtcatgttcccaacaaatgaggtggAGATGATGTATCTTTATCTGGTTTGTATTgatattttatgttatgattgcCCCCAATTCCAGAGATACTGTAGAGTGTTAGgccaacatactgtatatgactTCTGAATGAAGAATTCTAATAACATTTAAACATTGATTTTCAACAGGAGGAAACTATGTCCTGAGTAATGTATCTTCAGAATGTAAAGCAGAAGAAAATCCCACCACACAACGTTCTCCAGGAGAAAATCCCACCACACAACGTTCTCCAGGAGAAAATCCCACCACACAACGTTCTCCAGGAGAAAATCCCACCACACAACGTTCTCCAGGAGTGAATCACATTACACAAATAATACATCATAGAACTTATCATATAGAGAGATCCTGGGATTTCTCTGATCCTGAGGATTCTTCTGATGATCCACATACTATTATTATTGAATCTCACAGTACAGATAAATCAACAGATCCATCTAATCCCGAGGAATCTTCCTTAAACCATGAAGGATCTCACACAGGAGAACATTCCTTGTCATCTACAGGGTGTGGGAATTCTTCCAAAGAAACCAGAGAGCCCCTTACACACCAGAAAAGTCATAAGAGTGTGCGTACTTTCTCATGTCCAGAGTGCGGGAGATGTTTTAATGTGAAAAGAAACTTTCTCAATcaccagagaactcacacaggtgagcgtcctttttcatgttcagagtgtgggaaaggtTTCATTCAGAAATGGGTCCTTCTTGTTCACCAAAGAAGTCACACGGGTGAaagtcctttttcatgttcagagtgcgggaaatctttccctAAGAAAACACAACTTGTTTTCCACCAGAAAATTCACAAGAGCGAGAGTCCTTattcttgttcagagtgcgggaaaagtttcaaTCTGAAAAGAGGTCTTGTTAATCACCAGAGAATTCATACTGgagagcgtcctttttcatgttcagagtgtgggaaatgtttccacGTAAAAGCAAATCTTCTTactcaccagagaattcacacaggcaaACGTCCatattcgtgttcagagtgcgggaaaactTTTGTTCGGAAAGACGTACTTAATaatcaccagagaattcacaccggcgagcgtcctttttcatgttcagaatgcgggaaatgtttccaCGAAAAAGGAAGCCTTcttaaacaccagagaattcacacgggcaaACGTCCATATTCGTGTTCAGAGTGTGAGAAATGTTTCAGCGAAAAAGGAAACCTTCTTcaacaccagagaattcatacGGGCATACTTCCatattcgtgttcagagtgcgggaaatgtttccaccaaaaaggataccttcttaaacaccagagaagtcacacgggCAAACGTCCatattcgtgttcagagtgcaGGAAAACTTTTGTTCAGAGAGAAGGACTTCTTCTACACCGGAGAGTTCACATGGATGAACAAAGGAAACCTTCTCCAACACTTGAAAATTAACACGGGTGAGCGTCTTTATTATTGTGTAGAATGCAGGAAATCTTTCCCTATTGTGTAGAATGCAGAGAAATTTCTTatacaccagagaagtcacacgggGAGCGTCCTTatgcatgttcagagtgcgggaaatgcttcaGTCAAAAAAGTGCCCTTGATCGACACCAGGGAATTCACATGGACTAaccaccttttttttatgtttagacgGACCAATGGGGAGTGTGAGATTGTGTGTCCTTCCTTATAGTCAGAATGTATAAAATGTTTCTGTTAAAGAAAATCCCTTCTTGGATCCCAGAATATTCATAAAGACTAATAAAGTTTTTGTGTTCACATTGGCTTATTTGGAGGCGTGGCCAAAGTACATTGTACTATGATGTCATAGTTATAGATCTGCAGGGATTGAATTATAGTAATACGATCCTCTAAACAATGCTGACTTGGTCCCGCACTCACACAGGCCCCACCATAGAGTACGACAACCCATGGACCATACTTTTTATTGGTTGCTATTAGCCAATATACTGTACATCTTTTTTCTTTACTGAAGGAACTAACTTTTTATTGGACCGACTAAAGTCAAATTATTTTTGAATTcaaattttctttttcttcagcTATGCAAGATTTAATTTAGATTATCTTTTGTGTGTCAATAATGTAATCTGATTTTCTATAATAAACAAGAAAGCTCTACTCTACAATATTCTGTTCTGAGTCATTTTCTACAAATGAACATCATTTTTAGATGATTGGTGATTGGAATGTCCTCTGTCCATAGAGAGTCTTCCATTGGTGTTATATTAGTGAGATGTGAGAGTCTAGAACAGCGGTTCTCGATCTTTCTAgtcctgtgaccccttgataaaatttcccaagttgtggggacccccaatggtaaaattattttcctatggtgggttgtcggcacccaaggcaagacaagtaatttgcgcccctaacccacgcacatttagcgctccctgagtcccttcccctCGTAcagcattttaggatgtaccactctttctcttggttctcctttctttctcttttatcgGTATccgaatttcttgtttttttttctctagcggtctttcttgttctttctcttattctttctttgcctttttctttgttcctcctcctattttcctctcccttcaatgtattctctatttttattccttctcttattccttggtgggggggggggggggggggatgggataaGCGGCAGAGTTGGGtgaagttctgatcagccaacttaggtactcttgatcaaggtcatctgctgatctgagaactatgGTGggaacttttaatggcaactctaatcacataGTAAAACTTACAGACAGGCATGCTGTGTAGGGAAGTATAGCGTGGCCCATTGGACCCAGAGGTCCATCGGTAAAGTCACAGAGAGTCACAAAGGTCCAGTTCCAGAGAATCCAGAAGGTCCAGCTCTAGAGAGTCCAGAAGGTCCAGCTCCAGAGCGTCCAGAAGGTCCAGCTCCAGAGCGTCCAGAAGGTCCAGCTCCAGAGCGTCCAGAAGGTCCAGCTCCAGAGAGTCCAGAAGGTCCAGCTCCAGACAGAAGGTCCTGTTCCAAATATGTGCCAGCTAATATTCTAAGGATACATGGAGCCACTACAAATGCCACATAGAAAATTTCCATCGCTGCCATCTTGGTTATGCTCCACAGTGATCAGCTCATACCCGTCAGTGTCATGTCATCTGTGTATCCCCCTTTGTGATATTGGGGCGATTACACTCTTGTGGTAGGTACTTTTCCAATGAGTTGTGCCAGAGCAAACTGTATTTTAAAGGTGTATcagcccatttttattacataaaatgGAGAGTTCATATAGACATCAGTTGCCCACACAGGGGTATCCAACATCAACTGAAAATACCGAGCTATCTGGCCCCATTGTCAGCAGCACTGCTGCTCTCTTTACCAGTCCCTCTGACTGTACTGTCCAACTCTCCTGGTTCATTCGGCTCACTTAGCCTTTAGTCACAGTGCCCAGCTGCAAAACCCTCTCCTGGCCTCTGAATAGGGGTTCTCCTGATGCCCCGATAGGAGCCGACCTGACTCCTGGAACAAGACCGGCTGGCTGGGGCTCTGACCCCTGGTTGAGACCTTCTGATCGCAGCCTGCAAACCTGGAAGAAAgagcaggtgaagatggaagcctctgcagcAGTGACAGTTCGCCGCTGAAGGGCTTTGTTTCAAagtaagtctttcataatatgttaggcacctttcacacggtcggaccgttcaggtccgcctgtcagttttgtcggcggacctgaatggccgctgcatacatctctatggagcgtcggatgtcagcggtgacatgtctgctgacatccgactcgATCCGATCTGATAAAATtggacgtatggcgatacgtccccatccgccCATGGCgggtcggatcgggtgagatcagatggaaacggacatgctcagtgagcagagagggatctgtcatctgccagctcagcagagaacagcggagagatctcccgctgagctggcggactccgtagagacggagtccgcctcgcgtgaatgaagccttagtatgcaatgcatactagcacattatgcctttaccttgcagggagagtttattttttctctctttgtTCTACGTTTACTGCCACTTTAATATAGGGAGATCAGGAATAAAAACTGATTGGTACCCAGTGTTAAAGAAAAAAGGAGTTTGAGGTGACAAGAAAGTGCAGAGCGGtaatgcaggtgacaagaaagtgcaGAGTGGtaatgcaggtgacaagaaactGCAGAGCGGTAATGCAGGTGACAAAGTGCAGAGCGGTAATGCaagtgacaagaatgtgcagagcgGTAATGAAGGTAACAAGAATGTGCAGAGcagtaatgaaggtgacaagaaagtGCAGAGTggtaatgaaggtgacaagaatgtgcagagcggtaatgaaggtgacaagaaagGGCAGAGCggtaatgaaggtgacaagaaagtGCAGAGTggtaatgaaggtgacaagaatgtgcatagtggtaatgaaggtgacaagaaagtgcagagcggtaatgaaggtgacaagaaagtGCAGAGTggtaatgaaggtgacaagaatgtgcagagtggtaatgaaggtgacaagaaagtgcagagcggtaatgaaggtgacaagaatgtgcagagcgGTAATGAAGGTGACATGAAAGTGCAGAGCggtaatgaaggtgacaagaaagtGCAGAGCGGTAGtgaaggtgacaagaatgtgcagagcggtgatgcaggtgacaagaaagtgcaGAGTGGTAATGCAGGTGACAAAGTGCAGAGCggtaatgaaggtgacaagaaagtGCAGAGCGGtaatgcaggtgacaagaaagtgcaGAGCGGtaatgcaggtgacaagaatgtgcagactGATAATGAAGATGACAAGAAAGTGCAGAGCGGTAATGAAGGTGACCAGAAAGTGCAGAGCggtaatgaaggtgacaagaatgtgcagagcggtaataaaggtgacaagaatgtgcagagcggtaatgcaggtgacaagaatgtgcagagtggtaatgaaggtgacaagaatgtgcagagcggtaatgaaggtgacaagaaagtgcagagcggtaatgaaggtgacaagaaagtgcagagcggtaatgaaggtgacaagaaagtGCAGAGCGGTGGTGAAGGTGACAAGAAAGTGCAGAGTGGtaatgcaggtgacaagaatgtgcagagcggtaatgcaggtgacaagaatgttCCTCCATGCCAGAAGTCGTCTCAAGCAAGCTTAGTGTTCTCTCTCTTCATACTGtactttgtttcatatttttgtggttccaaaataaaaaaaagttcagaaCGGAATAacctgatttacattgaaccctatgggaaaatttgtCCCGATCCGTGACCAATTCGGTTTGTGGAATAAATTAAGTTTGTGACCCGAGGTGTCACTGTAAATGTACCGATTTTAATGTATGAATGAAGAACTTAGGCTGCAGTATTTATAAATGAAGGATGCAGTATTTAAATTCTCCACAAGTTAGCAATCTCACTCCTGAGCATGGAACGCATAGAAGGAAGTGATGTAGGgtaaagacaggaagtgatgtagggtaaagacaggaagtgatgtagggtaaaaaccggaagtgatgtagggtacagacaggaagtgatgtagggtaaagaccggaagtgatgtagggtacagacaggaagtgatgtagggtaaagacaggaagtgatgtaggatAAAGACAGGAAGTTTCACAGGAAAGGTGACTTGTTAGGAAATAGCGTACAGACACTACTGGATCTTgaggtacatttattttattatttatttattacaggtacttatatagtgttgTCAATTTAGGCAGtgctttacatttatatatatgtatatgtaaagcactgcctaatatacatcagtctctgcccccaaggagcttacaatctaaggtccctaactcgcattcatacacacacatactagggGCAATTTAGATCGGAGCCAATAAGCTACCAGCATGTCATTGGAGTGTTGGAGGAAAGCGGAGTAtagagaggagggagagcacatCCCGTTCCTCCACCGGGCTCTCTCACCCCTCTGTACTTTTTTGTGAAACGTGAAAACtgttgggggggaaggggggttgggTTTGTGCCAGAAGGGGGGATTTAGGAATTTAGAAAGGCGGGTATGTGTTAGGAAGGCCGTTTGTGTCTAGCAGGGGGATTTGGTGCTAGGACCATGTATTTTGGTAAGGCTCAATTTAAAAATCATGCCAGCACCTTTTTCGTGAGCATAGAGCAGCCTAATAAACAAAACGGAACGCTCCAAAAGTGCACGGGCTTCGGACGCACCTCCTTGTATCAAGGAGCCCTCAGACTGGTGTGCCTGGAGATTGTGCGCAAttctaaagggtgccttgacgggTTGAAAAGCACCGATCTATATCACTGGGTGAAGTGATCAATGGTGGATGGACATCATGgggcaattttatttatttttttaactaaaggATTGGTAAAAACTGTGGCTCGTTTACGCCTtactttttttgtgactgtggcaCTGATAACCAGAAGGAAGGTAGTGGAGGGGATGGGGCAGGGGGTGCATTTAAAGGCCAATGGCTGAGGGATGCTGGAGGAGCAGGGATGGGTGGCCTGGCTCTCTCTGATGATGGTggtagctggctgcagaaggggttATGGCATGGTAGCTGTGCCCCTCCTTGCAGCTGAACCCCCGGATCCCCCCGCCCTGATTGACAGCCCCAGAGAGGGGCAGCCCAGACACTatttctctcctccctcccccttccatcCGCTCCATATACCACACTGGTGAGGCTTCTTCCTTGGTGGGGCCCTCCTTTTCCCCACTGCAGCTCTGCTTACCAGTCAGAAGCCTCCTCTGGGTGTGCGGGGATCGCTCAGCGAAGCACTCCAGCTGGGGGTGGCGGGGGACGATCTGCGTCTCCGGAGCAGCAGGAATAAGTTTCACTTTGCTCCAGCTACTGGAATGAGTCTCCTCCAACGGACAACACAGTGTCACAGCGGCATTGTTGTCAGCATAGGTGGCTCTTAAATTCTGCGGTCGCGAGGCACCTgtaagtgtgaggccttaggcgatcgcctaattagagagccgcctctgagtaGGAGGTGAGGTGGATTCTGGGagggtcacatgacttcatccaTATCTCTATAATTAAAACATTCTTCTATctagagaggagagaaggattcATTGATA
Proteins encoded in this window:
- the LOC120910530 gene encoding oocyte zinc finger protein XlCOF6.1-like codes for the protein PGENPTTQRSPGVNHITQIIHHRTYHIERSWDFSDPEDSSDDPHTIIIESHSTDKSTDPSNPEESSLNHEGSHTGEHSLSSTGCGNSSKETREPLTHQKSHKSVRTFSCPECGRCFNVKRNFLNHQRTHTGERPFSCSECGKGFIQKWVLLVHQRSHTGESPFSCSECGKSFPKKTQLVFHQKIHKSESPYSCSECGKSFNLKRGLVNHQRIHTGERPFSCSECGKCFHVKANLLTHQRIHTGKRPYSCSECGKTFVRKDVLNNHQRIHTGERPFSCSECGKCFHEKGSLLKHQRIHTGKRPYSCSECEKCFSEKGNLLQHQRIHTGILPYSCSECGKCFHQKGYLLKHQRSHTGKRPYSCSECRKTFVQREGLLLHRRVHMDEQRKPSPTLEN